The genomic interval TTCAAGGATTCTGGTGCCGGGGGCGTCGGCGTCGAGGGTTCTGGGGTACCACTCCACGCTGGCGTCGCCCGCACCGCCCGCGTGGTCCCCGCCGCCCGCGTCGGCCGAATCGGTGTCGAGCGTCAGGATACCCGCTTCGACGGGCACGCTTTCGAGGAGCGCGGGTTCGACGCGCTCGCCCGTCGCGCGGGTCGCGACCCACACCTCGTCGGCGAGCGCGAGCGCCACGTCGTACTCCAGTTGGGGCCGGAGGGCGCGGGCCGCGCTCGCGTCGAGGTCGGGCTTGTTCTCGACCGCGACGACCCGCCGGACCCAGTCGGGATACGCCCACTTGCGGCGAATCTGGAGCCTGTTCCCTCGCTTGCGGACCTCCAGAATCCCGCGGTCGTCGGCCCGATGAATCGACTCGCGGACGTACCGCCACGGGTACCCCGGGTCCGGGAGGGCCTCGCGGTACCACTCCCAGTCGGCGGGCGCGTGGGGGACCACGTCGAGCAAATCCGAGTCGAGTCGCTCGGGACCGAAGTTCGTCCGCTTGCGGAGACCGTCGGGGTCGACCTCGACCACGATGGTGTCCCATCGCCTGCGCCGGGTGCCGAGCTGTCGGGCGACGATGGCGGGCCGGGTCTCGGACGCCTCGCCCGGCGGCCACTCGCGCTCGGCCCACCGACAGGTCC from Halorussus salilacus carries:
- a CDS encoding DUF5787 family protein, whose translation is MSDAEADPEFVFELRTCRWAEREWPPGEASETRPAIVARQLGTRRRRWDTIVVEVDPDGLRKRTNFGPERLDSDLLDVVPHAPADWEWYREALPDPGYPWRYVRESIHRADDRGILEVRKRGNRLQIRRKWAYPDWVRRVVAVENKPDLDASAARALRPQLEYDVALALADEVWVATRATGERVEPALLESVPVEAGILTLDTDSADAGGGDHAGGAGDASVEWYPRTLDADAPGTRILERGESNKYGGTAGRFEYADPEWKVHKRLEIAERAYETGWRDYAGTMRPDCRHFRLRREGRTLLPYCGAKACHQTGAECSGSCPEFSPEPPQWRTRGWPIEGGPGKGIRRLLEVRRERERPD